One genomic region from Onychostoma macrolepis isolate SWU-2019 chromosome 23, ASM1243209v1, whole genome shotgun sequence encodes:
- the mtg2 gene encoding mitochondrial ribosome-associated GTPase 2 isoform X2 — protein sequence MLLEKHMKLLRLYGGLLIQRAHKHTAPRLSEKKLSRCFVDHRRVKVVAGSGGNGASSFHSEPRKEWGGPDGGNGGAGADIIIRVNRQVKSLSSVSTVYRGKDGEAGSSQNCFGRNASPTYIAVPVGTLVKEEGRTLADLSQHGQLYTVAYGGAGGKGNRFFLSNENRAPLTATPGEKGQERVVQLELRTMAHAALVGFPNAGKSSLLRVISNARPAVAAYPFTTLKPHVGIVTYRDHQQLAVADIPGLIPGAHLNRGLGVSFLRHIERCRLLLFVLDMSSAEPWEQFQQLCFELDQYKPQLSHRPRAIVANKMDLPEARGNLEALRSRVHQTVIPVSALTGHNTAQLILHLREMYDSYPQNS from the exons AGCCGCTGTTTCGTGGATCACCGCAGGGTGAAGGTAGTGGCGGGATCGGGGGGGAACGGAGCCTCGTCCTTCCACAGCGAGCCCCGGAAAGAGTGGGGCGGACCGGACGGTGGAAACGGAGGAGCCGGAGCAGACATCATCATCAGAG TGAACCGGCAGGTGAAGTCACTGTCCTCTGTGTCAACGGTGTATCGTGGAAAAGATGGAGAGGCAGGAAGCAGTCAAAACTGCTTTGGACGCAATGCCAGCCCCACCTACATCGCA GTTCCTGTCGGCACGCTCGTCAAAGAGGAGGGCAGGACGCTGGCAGACCTCTCGCAGCACGGCCAGCTGTATACGGTGGCGTACGGAGGTGCGGGGGGCAAGGGGAACCGCTTCTTCCTGTCCAATGAGAACAGAGCGCCCCTGACCGCCACGCCCGGAGAGAAGGGCCAGGAGCGCGTGGTTCAGCTGGAGCTGCGCACCATGGCCCACGCCGCACTG GTTGGTTTTCCGAATGCAGGCAAGTCTTCTCTGTTGCGTGTGATCTCGAATGCGCGTCCGGCTGTGGCGGCGTACCCCTTCACCACGCTCAAGCCTCACGTGGGCATCGTCACGTACAGAGACCACCAGCAGctggcag TGGCTGATATTCCCGGGCTGATTCCCGGCGCTCATCTGAACCGCGGGCTCGGCGTGTCTTTCCTCAGGCACATCGAGCGCTGTCGGCTGCTGCTGTTCGTGTTGGACATGTCTTCCGCCGAGCCCTGGGAGCAGTTCCAGCAGCTGTGCTTCGAGCTGGACCAGTACAAACCTCAGCTGTCCCACAGACCTCGTGCCATTGTGGCCAACAAGATGGACCTGCCGGAGGCCAGGGGGAACCTGGAGGCTCTGAGGAGCCGCGTCCATCAGACGGTCATCCCTGTGTCTGCGCTGACCGGACACAACACGGCGCAGCTGATCCTGCACCTCAGAGAGATGTACGACAGCTACCCGCAGAACTCCTAG